In Micromonospora ferruginea, the sequence TCGCCGAGGGCGAGCCGGCCGTGTGGGCCGCCGGCGGCTGCGCGTACGCGATCGCCGACCCGGACACCGACCGGCTGCTCGGCGGCATCGGGCTGACCCGGCTCGCCCCGGCGCGCGGGGACTTCGAGATCGGTTACTGGGTGGCGCCGTGGGCGCGGGGGCGGGGCGTGGCGACCGCCGCCACCCGGGCGCTCGGCGAGCGCGCCTTCGCCGCCGGCGCGGCCCGGCTGGAACTGCTCACCCACCGGCAGAACGAGCCGAGCCAGCGGGCCGCGCTGGCCTGCGGCTACCGGTACGAGGGGGTGCGCCGGGCGGCGAGCGCGGGACGCGACGGCGTACGCCACGACCTGGTGGCCTGGGTGCGGCTGGCCGACGACCCGCCCGGGCCGACCACCCGGCTGCTGCCGGACCTGCCCGGCGGCCGGCTCACCGACGGCGTGGCGACGCTGCGCCGGTTGGGGCCGGCGGACGCCGCCGCGCTGTACCGGCTGCACACGCTGCCGGAGGTGGTGGCGAACCGGGTGCCGGCGGTGCCGCCGGACCGGGAGTCGATCGCGCGCCGCTGCCGGCTCGCGGCCGGTTACTGGCTGGCTGGGGACGCCGCCGACCTGGCCGTCCTGGACGCGGCCACCGGCGCGCTGGTCGGCGGCTGCGCCCTCGGGTACGACGAGCCGGCCACCGGCCAGGCCACGCTGGGCTACAGCCTGCTGCCCGAGGCCCGCGGCCGGGGGCTGGCCACCCGTGCGGTCCGGCTCCTCGCCGGT encodes:
- a CDS encoding GNAT family N-acetyltransferase, whose amino-acid sequence is MIPETIEGYGVRLRPTRPADVPELVAGCTDPETRRFLPALPEGYDADSARRWIAEGEPAVWAAGGCAYAIADPDTDRLLGGIGLTRLAPARGDFEIGYWVAPWARGRGVATAATRALGERAFAAGAARLELLTHRQNEPSQRAALACGYRYEGVRRAASAGRDGVRHDLVAWVRLADDPPGPTTRLLPDLPGGRLTDGVATLRRLGPADAAALYRLHTLPEVVANRVPAVPPDRESIARRCRLAAGYWLAGDAADLAVLDAATGALVGGCALGYDEPATGQATLGYSLLPEARGRGLATRAVRLLAGWAFDVGVARVWAGTRAENVASQRVLERAGFRREGLSRGRMPGVAGARVDSVVFGRLASDRD